A DNA window from Malus domestica chromosome 12, GDT2T_hap1 contains the following coding sequences:
- the LOC103449638 gene encoding ubiquitin C-terminal hydrolase 12 isoform X3, translating to MTMMTPAPLDQQQQEDEEMLVPNSDLVEGPQPMEAQVEPASTVDSQPVEDPPTMKFTWTIENFTRLNIKKHYSDMFVVGGYKWRILIFPKGNNVDYLSMYLDVADSGTLPYGWSRYAHFSLAVVNHIHTKYSIRKDTQHQFNARESDWGFTSFMPLGDLYDPSRGYLVNDTVVVEAEVAVRKVLDYWSYDSKKETGYVGLKNQGATCYMNSLLQTLYHIPYFRKAVYHMPTTENDMPSGSIPLALQSLFYKLQYNDSSVATKELTKSFGWDTYDSFMQHDVQELNRVLCEKLEDKMKGTVVEGTIQQLFEGHHMNYIECINVDYKSTRKESFYDLQLDVKGCRDVYASFDKYVEVERLEGDNKYHAEEHGLQDAKKGVLFIDFPPVLQLQLKRFEYDFMRDTMVKINDRYEFPLQLDLDRENGKYLSPESDKSVRNLYTLHSVLVHSGGVHGGHYYAFIRPTLSDQWYKFDDERVTKEDVKRALEEQYGGEEELPQTNPGFNNTPFKFTKYSNAYMLVYIRDSDKDKIICNVDEKDIAEHLRIRLKKEQEEKEDKRKYKAQAHLYTIIKVARDEDLTEQIGRDIYFDLVDHDKVRNFRVQKQMPFNLFKEEVAKEFGIPVQFQRFWIWAKRQNHTYRPNRPLTPQEETQSVGHLREVSNKTHNAELKLFLEVEFGPDLRPIPPPDKTKEDILLFFKLYEPEKRELRFVGRFFVKSSSKPAEILGKLNQLAGFTPDEEIELYEEIKFEPCIMCEHLDKKTSFRSSQIEDGDIICFQKSTPLESEEECKYPDVPSFLEYVHNRQVVHFRSLEKPKEEDFSLELSKLHTYDDVVEKLARQIGLEDPTKIRLTAHNCYSQQPKPQPIKFRGVEHLTDMLVHYNQSSDILYYEVLDIPLPELQGLKNLKVAFHHATKDEVVIHNIRLPKQSTVGDVINVLKTKVELSHPNAELRLLEVFYHKIYKIFPHSEKIENINDQYWTLRAEEIPEEEKNLGPHDRLIHVYHFTKDTAQNQMQVQNFGEPFFLVIHEGETLAEVKERIQKKLQVPDEEFAKWKFAFLSLGRPEYLQDSDVVSSRFQRRDVYGAWEQYLGLEHSDNAPKRAYAVNQNRHTYEKPVKIYN from the exons CCCAAGTGGAGCCAGCTAGTACAGTTGATAGTCAACCAGTGGAGGATCCTCCAACGATGAAATTCACTTGGACAATTGAGAACTTTACTAGGTTGAACATCAAGAAGCACTACTCTGACATGTTCGTAGTGGGCGGCTATAAATG GCGGATACTAATATTTCCCAAGGGAAACAATGTGGACTACTTGTCAATGTATTTGGATGTGGCAGATTCCGGGACATTGCCATATGGGTGGAGTAGATATGCACACTTCAGCTTGGCTGTAGTTAATCATATCCATACCAAGTACTCAATAAGAAAGG ACACTCAGCACCAATTCAATGCAAGAGAAAGTGACTGGGGATTCACTTCATTCATGCCTCTTGGTGATCTTTATGATCCGAGTAGGGGATATCTGGTGAACGATACAGTTGTGGTTGAAGCTGAGGTTGCTGTCCGTAAGGTTCTAGATTACTGGTCATATGACTCGAAAAAGGAAACTGGTTATGTTGGGCTCAAGAATCAGGGAGCAACTTGTTATATGAATTCTCTTCTCCAGACTTTGTACCATATACCGTACTTCAGAAAG GCCGTGTATCATATGCCAACAACTGAGAATGACATGCCTTCAGGAAGCATCCCTTTGGCGCTACAAAGTTTATTCTATAAGCTTCAATACAATGACAGCAGTGTTGCAACCAAAGAATTGACCAAATCCTTTGGATGGGATACATATGATTCTTTTATGCAACATGATGTGCAGGAACTTAATAGAGTTCTTTGTGAAAAGCTTGAAGATAAAATGAAG GGAACTGTTGTGGAGGGTACAATACAGCAGTTGTTTGAAGGACATCACATGAATTACATTGAATGCATCAATGTGGATTACAAATCTACAAGAAAGGAATCATTTTATG ACCTACAGCTTGATGTGAAAGGCTGTCGGGATGTTTATGCTTCTTTTGACAAGTATGTGGAAGTTGAACGTCTTGAGGGTGACAATAAATACCATGCCGAAGAACATGGTTTGCAG GATGCTAAGAAGGGTGTTCTGTTTATTGACTTCCCTCCCGTTCTTCAACTTCAGCTAAAGcgatttgaatatgattttatGCGGGACACTATGGTTAAG ATAAATGATCGCTATGAATTTCCTCTTCAACTTGACCTTGATAGGGAGAATGGAAAATATCTATCACCTGAATCAGATAAGAGTGTTCGCAACCTCTACACTCTTCATAG TGTCTTGGTGCATAGTGGTGGGGTGCATGGTGGCCATTACTATGCTTTCATCAGACCAACCCTCTCAGACCAGTG GTACAAATTTGATGATGAACGTGTGACAAAAGAGGATGTGAAGAGGGCTTTAGAAGAGCAGTACGGTGGTGAGGAAGAG TTGCCACAGACCAATCCTGGCTTCAATAATACTCCTTTCAAATTTACAAAATACTCAAATGCATACATGCTTGTGTATATACGGGACagtgataaggacaaaataatatGTAACGTGGATGAGAAAGACATAGCCGAACATCTAAGG ATAAGGTTGAAGAAAGAACAAGAAGAGAAAGAGGACAAAAGGAAATATAAGGCACAAGCACACCTCTACACTATTATTAAG GTTGCTCGAGATGAGGATCTGACAGAACAAATTGGAAGGGATATTTATTTTGACCTAGTGGACCATGACAAAGTTCGTAATTTCCGTGTTCAGAAACAAATGCCCTTTAATCTTTTCAAG GAGGAGGTTGCGAAAGAGTTTGGCATACCAGTGCAGTTTCAGCGTTTCTGGATTTGGGCCAAGAGACAAAACCACACATATCGCCCCAACCGACCATTGACACCTCAGGAAGAAACACAATCA GTTGGACACTTGAGAGAGGTATCAAATAAAACACACAATGCAGAGCTAAAGTTGTTTCTGGAAGTAGAGTTTGGGCCG GATCTACGTCCTATTCCTCCGCCTGACAAAACCAAGGAAGATATCCTTCTTTTCTTTAAGCTTTATGAGCCTGAGAAACGAGAACTACG TTTTGTTGGTAGGTTTTTTGTGAAGAGTTCTAGTAAACCAGCAGAGATTTTAGGAAAATTAAATCAACTGGCTGGTTTTACCCCTGATGAAGAAATTGAGCTTTATGAG GAAATAAAGTTTGAGCCATGTATCATGTGCGAACATCTTGACAAGAAGACCTCATTTCGATCGAGTCAG ATTGAAGATGGGGATATTATTTGCTTTCAGAAGTCTACTCCTCTTGAAAGTGAAGAAGAATGTAAATATCCTGATGTTCCTTCATTTTTGGAATACGTACACAATCGCCAG GTTGTTCATTTCCGTTCTTTGGAGAAACCTAAGGAGGAGGATTTCAGTTTAGAATT GTCAAAGCTACACACTTACGATGATGTGGTGGAGAAATTGGCTCGCCAAATTGGTTTGGAAGATCCCACCAAAATCAGACTCACTGCACATAACTGCTATTCTCAGCAACCTAAGCCCCAACCAATTAAATTTCGGGGCGTAGAGCATTTAACTGATATGTTAGTTCATTACAATCAA AGCTCTGATATTTTGTATTATGAAGTCTTGGACATCCCCCTGCCAGAATTGCAAGGCCTAAAAAATCTAAAAGTTGCTTTTCATCATGCTacaaaagatgag GTGGTGATTCACAATATTAGATTGCCCAAACAGAGCACTGTGGGGGATGTCATTAATGTACTTAAAACGAAG GTAGAGCTGTCTCATCCAAATGCAGAACTCCGACTGCTTGAGGTTTTCTATCACAAGATTTACAAG ATCTTCCCACACAGTGAGAAAATTGAGAATATAAATGACCAGTACTGGACTTTGCGTGCAGAGGAG ATtccagaagaagagaaaaacttGGGTCCCCATGATCGCTTGATTCATGTTTACCACTTTACAAAAGACACTGCACAGAACCAGATG CAAGTACAAAATTTTGGGGAACCTTTCTTCTTGGTCATCCATGAAGGTGAAACTTTAGCTGAAGTTAAAGAACGGATACAAAAGAAATTGCAGGTCCCCGATGAGGAGTTTGCCAAG TGGAAGTTTGCTTTCTTGTCACTTGGTCGTCCTGAGTACTTGCAGGATTCTGATGTTGTGTCCAGCCGTTTTCAG AGAAGAGATGTTTATGGTGCATGGGAGCAGTACCTTGGGTTGGAGCACTCTGATAATGCTCCTAAGAGAGCGTATGCAGTAAATCAG AACCGTCACACGTACGAGAAGCCAGTTAAAATATACAACTAA
- the LOC103449638 gene encoding ubiquitin C-terminal hydrolase 12 isoform X1 → MTMMTPAPLDQQQQEDEEMLVPNSDLVEGPQPMEVAQVEPASTVDSQPVEDPPTMKFTWTIENFTRLNIKKHYSDMFVVGGYKWRILIFPKGNNVDYLSMYLDVADSGTLPYGWSRYAHFSLAVVNHIHTKYSIRKDTQHQFNARESDWGFTSFMPLGDLYDPSRGYLVNDTVVVEAEVAVRKVLDYWSYDSKKETGYVGLKNQGATCYMNSLLQTLYHIPYFRKAVYHMPTTENDMPSGSIPLALQSLFYKLQYNDSSVATKELTKSFGWDTYDSFMQHDVQELNRVLCEKLEDKMKGTVVEGTIQQLFEGHHMNYIECINVDYKSTRKESFYDLQLDVKGCRDVYASFDKYVEVERLEGDNKYHAEEHGLQDAKKGVLFIDFPPVLQLQLKRFEYDFMRDTMVKINDRYEFPLQLDLDRENGKYLSPESDKSVRNLYTLHSVLVHSGGVHGGHYYAFIRPTLSDQWYKFDDERVTKEDVKRALEEQYGGEEELPQTNPGFNNTPFKFTKYSNAYMLVYIRDSDKDKIICNVDEKDIAEHLRIRLKKEQEEKEDKRKYKAQAHLYTIIKVARDEDLTEQIGRDIYFDLVDHDKVRNFRVQKQMPFNLFKEEVAKEFGIPVQFQRFWIWAKRQNHTYRPNRPLTPQEETQSVGHLREVSNKTHNAELKLFLEVEFGPDLRPIPPPDKTKEDILLFFKLYEPEKRELRFVGRFFVKSSSKPAEILGKLNQLAGFTPDEEIELYEEIKFEPCIMCEHLDKKTSFRSSQIEDGDIICFQKSTPLESEEECKYPDVPSFLEYVHNRQVVHFRSLEKPKEEDFSLELSKLHTYDDVVEKLARQIGLEDPTKIRLTAHNCYSQQPKPQPIKFRGVEHLTDMLVHYNQSSDILYYEVLDIPLPELQGLKNLKVAFHHATKDEVVIHNIRLPKQSTVGDVINVLKTKVELSHPNAELRLLEVFYHKIYKIFPHSEKIENINDQYWTLRAEEIPEEEKNLGPHDRLIHVYHFTKDTAQNQMQVQNFGEPFFLVIHEGETLAEVKERIQKKLQVPDEEFAKWKFAFLSLGRPEYLQDSDVVSSRFQRRDVYGAWEQYLGLEHSDNAPKRAYAVNQNRHTYEKPVKIYN, encoded by the exons TAGCCCAAGTGGAGCCAGCTAGTACAGTTGATAGTCAACCAGTGGAGGATCCTCCAACGATGAAATTCACTTGGACAATTGAGAACTTTACTAGGTTGAACATCAAGAAGCACTACTCTGACATGTTCGTAGTGGGCGGCTATAAATG GCGGATACTAATATTTCCCAAGGGAAACAATGTGGACTACTTGTCAATGTATTTGGATGTGGCAGATTCCGGGACATTGCCATATGGGTGGAGTAGATATGCACACTTCAGCTTGGCTGTAGTTAATCATATCCATACCAAGTACTCAATAAGAAAGG ACACTCAGCACCAATTCAATGCAAGAGAAAGTGACTGGGGATTCACTTCATTCATGCCTCTTGGTGATCTTTATGATCCGAGTAGGGGATATCTGGTGAACGATACAGTTGTGGTTGAAGCTGAGGTTGCTGTCCGTAAGGTTCTAGATTACTGGTCATATGACTCGAAAAAGGAAACTGGTTATGTTGGGCTCAAGAATCAGGGAGCAACTTGTTATATGAATTCTCTTCTCCAGACTTTGTACCATATACCGTACTTCAGAAAG GCCGTGTATCATATGCCAACAACTGAGAATGACATGCCTTCAGGAAGCATCCCTTTGGCGCTACAAAGTTTATTCTATAAGCTTCAATACAATGACAGCAGTGTTGCAACCAAAGAATTGACCAAATCCTTTGGATGGGATACATATGATTCTTTTATGCAACATGATGTGCAGGAACTTAATAGAGTTCTTTGTGAAAAGCTTGAAGATAAAATGAAG GGAACTGTTGTGGAGGGTACAATACAGCAGTTGTTTGAAGGACATCACATGAATTACATTGAATGCATCAATGTGGATTACAAATCTACAAGAAAGGAATCATTTTATG ACCTACAGCTTGATGTGAAAGGCTGTCGGGATGTTTATGCTTCTTTTGACAAGTATGTGGAAGTTGAACGTCTTGAGGGTGACAATAAATACCATGCCGAAGAACATGGTTTGCAG GATGCTAAGAAGGGTGTTCTGTTTATTGACTTCCCTCCCGTTCTTCAACTTCAGCTAAAGcgatttgaatatgattttatGCGGGACACTATGGTTAAG ATAAATGATCGCTATGAATTTCCTCTTCAACTTGACCTTGATAGGGAGAATGGAAAATATCTATCACCTGAATCAGATAAGAGTGTTCGCAACCTCTACACTCTTCATAG TGTCTTGGTGCATAGTGGTGGGGTGCATGGTGGCCATTACTATGCTTTCATCAGACCAACCCTCTCAGACCAGTG GTACAAATTTGATGATGAACGTGTGACAAAAGAGGATGTGAAGAGGGCTTTAGAAGAGCAGTACGGTGGTGAGGAAGAG TTGCCACAGACCAATCCTGGCTTCAATAATACTCCTTTCAAATTTACAAAATACTCAAATGCATACATGCTTGTGTATATACGGGACagtgataaggacaaaataatatGTAACGTGGATGAGAAAGACATAGCCGAACATCTAAGG ATAAGGTTGAAGAAAGAACAAGAAGAGAAAGAGGACAAAAGGAAATATAAGGCACAAGCACACCTCTACACTATTATTAAG GTTGCTCGAGATGAGGATCTGACAGAACAAATTGGAAGGGATATTTATTTTGACCTAGTGGACCATGACAAAGTTCGTAATTTCCGTGTTCAGAAACAAATGCCCTTTAATCTTTTCAAG GAGGAGGTTGCGAAAGAGTTTGGCATACCAGTGCAGTTTCAGCGTTTCTGGATTTGGGCCAAGAGACAAAACCACACATATCGCCCCAACCGACCATTGACACCTCAGGAAGAAACACAATCA GTTGGACACTTGAGAGAGGTATCAAATAAAACACACAATGCAGAGCTAAAGTTGTTTCTGGAAGTAGAGTTTGGGCCG GATCTACGTCCTATTCCTCCGCCTGACAAAACCAAGGAAGATATCCTTCTTTTCTTTAAGCTTTATGAGCCTGAGAAACGAGAACTACG TTTTGTTGGTAGGTTTTTTGTGAAGAGTTCTAGTAAACCAGCAGAGATTTTAGGAAAATTAAATCAACTGGCTGGTTTTACCCCTGATGAAGAAATTGAGCTTTATGAG GAAATAAAGTTTGAGCCATGTATCATGTGCGAACATCTTGACAAGAAGACCTCATTTCGATCGAGTCAG ATTGAAGATGGGGATATTATTTGCTTTCAGAAGTCTACTCCTCTTGAAAGTGAAGAAGAATGTAAATATCCTGATGTTCCTTCATTTTTGGAATACGTACACAATCGCCAG GTTGTTCATTTCCGTTCTTTGGAGAAACCTAAGGAGGAGGATTTCAGTTTAGAATT GTCAAAGCTACACACTTACGATGATGTGGTGGAGAAATTGGCTCGCCAAATTGGTTTGGAAGATCCCACCAAAATCAGACTCACTGCACATAACTGCTATTCTCAGCAACCTAAGCCCCAACCAATTAAATTTCGGGGCGTAGAGCATTTAACTGATATGTTAGTTCATTACAATCAA AGCTCTGATATTTTGTATTATGAAGTCTTGGACATCCCCCTGCCAGAATTGCAAGGCCTAAAAAATCTAAAAGTTGCTTTTCATCATGCTacaaaagatgag GTGGTGATTCACAATATTAGATTGCCCAAACAGAGCACTGTGGGGGATGTCATTAATGTACTTAAAACGAAG GTAGAGCTGTCTCATCCAAATGCAGAACTCCGACTGCTTGAGGTTTTCTATCACAAGATTTACAAG ATCTTCCCACACAGTGAGAAAATTGAGAATATAAATGACCAGTACTGGACTTTGCGTGCAGAGGAG ATtccagaagaagagaaaaacttGGGTCCCCATGATCGCTTGATTCATGTTTACCACTTTACAAAAGACACTGCACAGAACCAGATG CAAGTACAAAATTTTGGGGAACCTTTCTTCTTGGTCATCCATGAAGGTGAAACTTTAGCTGAAGTTAAAGAACGGATACAAAAGAAATTGCAGGTCCCCGATGAGGAGTTTGCCAAG TGGAAGTTTGCTTTCTTGTCACTTGGTCGTCCTGAGTACTTGCAGGATTCTGATGTTGTGTCCAGCCGTTTTCAG AGAAGAGATGTTTATGGTGCATGGGAGCAGTACCTTGGGTTGGAGCACTCTGATAATGCTCCTAAGAGAGCGTATGCAGTAAATCAG AACCGTCACACGTACGAGAAGCCAGTTAAAATATACAACTAA
- the LOC103449638 gene encoding ubiquitin C-terminal hydrolase 12 isoform X4 — protein sequence MTMMTPAPLDQQQEDEEMLVPNSDLVEGPQPMEAQVEPASTVDSQPVEDPPTMKFTWTIENFTRLNIKKHYSDMFVVGGYKWRILIFPKGNNVDYLSMYLDVADSGTLPYGWSRYAHFSLAVVNHIHTKYSIRKDTQHQFNARESDWGFTSFMPLGDLYDPSRGYLVNDTVVVEAEVAVRKVLDYWSYDSKKETGYVGLKNQGATCYMNSLLQTLYHIPYFRKAVYHMPTTENDMPSGSIPLALQSLFYKLQYNDSSVATKELTKSFGWDTYDSFMQHDVQELNRVLCEKLEDKMKGTVVEGTIQQLFEGHHMNYIECINVDYKSTRKESFYDLQLDVKGCRDVYASFDKYVEVERLEGDNKYHAEEHGLQDAKKGVLFIDFPPVLQLQLKRFEYDFMRDTMVKINDRYEFPLQLDLDRENGKYLSPESDKSVRNLYTLHSVLVHSGGVHGGHYYAFIRPTLSDQWYKFDDERVTKEDVKRALEEQYGGEEELPQTNPGFNNTPFKFTKYSNAYMLVYIRDSDKDKIICNVDEKDIAEHLRIRLKKEQEEKEDKRKYKAQAHLYTIIKVARDEDLTEQIGRDIYFDLVDHDKVRNFRVQKQMPFNLFKEEVAKEFGIPVQFQRFWIWAKRQNHTYRPNRPLTPQEETQSVGHLREVSNKTHNAELKLFLEVEFGPDLRPIPPPDKTKEDILLFFKLYEPEKRELRFVGRFFVKSSSKPAEILGKLNQLAGFTPDEEIELYEEIKFEPCIMCEHLDKKTSFRSSQIEDGDIICFQKSTPLESEEECKYPDVPSFLEYVHNRQVVHFRSLEKPKEEDFSLELSKLHTYDDVVEKLARQIGLEDPTKIRLTAHNCYSQQPKPQPIKFRGVEHLTDMLVHYNQSSDILYYEVLDIPLPELQGLKNLKVAFHHATKDEVVIHNIRLPKQSTVGDVINVLKTKVELSHPNAELRLLEVFYHKIYKIFPHSEKIENINDQYWTLRAEEIPEEEKNLGPHDRLIHVYHFTKDTAQNQMQVQNFGEPFFLVIHEGETLAEVKERIQKKLQVPDEEFAKWKFAFLSLGRPEYLQDSDVVSSRFQRRDVYGAWEQYLGLEHSDNAPKRAYAVNQNRHTYEKPVKIYN from the exons CCCAAGTGGAGCCAGCTAGTACAGTTGATAGTCAACCAGTGGAGGATCCTCCAACGATGAAATTCACTTGGACAATTGAGAACTTTACTAGGTTGAACATCAAGAAGCACTACTCTGACATGTTCGTAGTGGGCGGCTATAAATG GCGGATACTAATATTTCCCAAGGGAAACAATGTGGACTACTTGTCAATGTATTTGGATGTGGCAGATTCCGGGACATTGCCATATGGGTGGAGTAGATATGCACACTTCAGCTTGGCTGTAGTTAATCATATCCATACCAAGTACTCAATAAGAAAGG ACACTCAGCACCAATTCAATGCAAGAGAAAGTGACTGGGGATTCACTTCATTCATGCCTCTTGGTGATCTTTATGATCCGAGTAGGGGATATCTGGTGAACGATACAGTTGTGGTTGAAGCTGAGGTTGCTGTCCGTAAGGTTCTAGATTACTGGTCATATGACTCGAAAAAGGAAACTGGTTATGTTGGGCTCAAGAATCAGGGAGCAACTTGTTATATGAATTCTCTTCTCCAGACTTTGTACCATATACCGTACTTCAGAAAG GCCGTGTATCATATGCCAACAACTGAGAATGACATGCCTTCAGGAAGCATCCCTTTGGCGCTACAAAGTTTATTCTATAAGCTTCAATACAATGACAGCAGTGTTGCAACCAAAGAATTGACCAAATCCTTTGGATGGGATACATATGATTCTTTTATGCAACATGATGTGCAGGAACTTAATAGAGTTCTTTGTGAAAAGCTTGAAGATAAAATGAAG GGAACTGTTGTGGAGGGTACAATACAGCAGTTGTTTGAAGGACATCACATGAATTACATTGAATGCATCAATGTGGATTACAAATCTACAAGAAAGGAATCATTTTATG ACCTACAGCTTGATGTGAAAGGCTGTCGGGATGTTTATGCTTCTTTTGACAAGTATGTGGAAGTTGAACGTCTTGAGGGTGACAATAAATACCATGCCGAAGAACATGGTTTGCAG GATGCTAAGAAGGGTGTTCTGTTTATTGACTTCCCTCCCGTTCTTCAACTTCAGCTAAAGcgatttgaatatgattttatGCGGGACACTATGGTTAAG ATAAATGATCGCTATGAATTTCCTCTTCAACTTGACCTTGATAGGGAGAATGGAAAATATCTATCACCTGAATCAGATAAGAGTGTTCGCAACCTCTACACTCTTCATAG TGTCTTGGTGCATAGTGGTGGGGTGCATGGTGGCCATTACTATGCTTTCATCAGACCAACCCTCTCAGACCAGTG GTACAAATTTGATGATGAACGTGTGACAAAAGAGGATGTGAAGAGGGCTTTAGAAGAGCAGTACGGTGGTGAGGAAGAG TTGCCACAGACCAATCCTGGCTTCAATAATACTCCTTTCAAATTTACAAAATACTCAAATGCATACATGCTTGTGTATATACGGGACagtgataaggacaaaataatatGTAACGTGGATGAGAAAGACATAGCCGAACATCTAAGG ATAAGGTTGAAGAAAGAACAAGAAGAGAAAGAGGACAAAAGGAAATATAAGGCACAAGCACACCTCTACACTATTATTAAG GTTGCTCGAGATGAGGATCTGACAGAACAAATTGGAAGGGATATTTATTTTGACCTAGTGGACCATGACAAAGTTCGTAATTTCCGTGTTCAGAAACAAATGCCCTTTAATCTTTTCAAG GAGGAGGTTGCGAAAGAGTTTGGCATACCAGTGCAGTTTCAGCGTTTCTGGATTTGGGCCAAGAGACAAAACCACACATATCGCCCCAACCGACCATTGACACCTCAGGAAGAAACACAATCA GTTGGACACTTGAGAGAGGTATCAAATAAAACACACAATGCAGAGCTAAAGTTGTTTCTGGAAGTAGAGTTTGGGCCG GATCTACGTCCTATTCCTCCGCCTGACAAAACCAAGGAAGATATCCTTCTTTTCTTTAAGCTTTATGAGCCTGAGAAACGAGAACTACG TTTTGTTGGTAGGTTTTTTGTGAAGAGTTCTAGTAAACCAGCAGAGATTTTAGGAAAATTAAATCAACTGGCTGGTTTTACCCCTGATGAAGAAATTGAGCTTTATGAG GAAATAAAGTTTGAGCCATGTATCATGTGCGAACATCTTGACAAGAAGACCTCATTTCGATCGAGTCAG ATTGAAGATGGGGATATTATTTGCTTTCAGAAGTCTACTCCTCTTGAAAGTGAAGAAGAATGTAAATATCCTGATGTTCCTTCATTTTTGGAATACGTACACAATCGCCAG GTTGTTCATTTCCGTTCTTTGGAGAAACCTAAGGAGGAGGATTTCAGTTTAGAATT GTCAAAGCTACACACTTACGATGATGTGGTGGAGAAATTGGCTCGCCAAATTGGTTTGGAAGATCCCACCAAAATCAGACTCACTGCACATAACTGCTATTCTCAGCAACCTAAGCCCCAACCAATTAAATTTCGGGGCGTAGAGCATTTAACTGATATGTTAGTTCATTACAATCAA AGCTCTGATATTTTGTATTATGAAGTCTTGGACATCCCCCTGCCAGAATTGCAAGGCCTAAAAAATCTAAAAGTTGCTTTTCATCATGCTacaaaagatgag GTGGTGATTCACAATATTAGATTGCCCAAACAGAGCACTGTGGGGGATGTCATTAATGTACTTAAAACGAAG GTAGAGCTGTCTCATCCAAATGCAGAACTCCGACTGCTTGAGGTTTTCTATCACAAGATTTACAAG ATCTTCCCACACAGTGAGAAAATTGAGAATATAAATGACCAGTACTGGACTTTGCGTGCAGAGGAG ATtccagaagaagagaaaaacttGGGTCCCCATGATCGCTTGATTCATGTTTACCACTTTACAAAAGACACTGCACAGAACCAGATG CAAGTACAAAATTTTGGGGAACCTTTCTTCTTGGTCATCCATGAAGGTGAAACTTTAGCTGAAGTTAAAGAACGGATACAAAAGAAATTGCAGGTCCCCGATGAGGAGTTTGCCAAG TGGAAGTTTGCTTTCTTGTCACTTGGTCGTCCTGAGTACTTGCAGGATTCTGATGTTGTGTCCAGCCGTTTTCAG AGAAGAGATGTTTATGGTGCATGGGAGCAGTACCTTGGGTTGGAGCACTCTGATAATGCTCCTAAGAGAGCGTATGCAGTAAATCAG AACCGTCACACGTACGAGAAGCCAGTTAAAATATACAACTAA